The window GACGGTTCCCAGGGCATTTACGGCTTCCCTCTTGCCAGCACCTACTATTTTGGCCAGCAGGTGAACGCGCTGACGCTGGCGCAGCAGGCCATGCTGATCGGCATGGCGAAAGGCGCTTCGCTTTACAATCCCTGAAAACGCCCTTGCACGGCGTAAAGTCGTTCTGGGGGCTGCCCAAGCAGCAGCCGCCATTTATGAAAAGGCGCGTCAACTTGCTCTGAAAAGTGAACTGCGCGTACAGCAGAAAGGCACCGTTTTTATCCAGCATCCGGTATTCATGAGCCTGCTGAAGAAAGAAATACGTAACAGCAAGGAGCTGGATATGAACGGCCTTTCAGGAGCCCGCATTTTTTCAATCTTTGATCCTGTTGCGCAGGACTATGCCGAAAAGACCGTGACAGAAACCGTCCCCTAGCTCGCGAAAAAATCCGGTAATCAAGACCTGCAGGTGGCGCTGATTGTGGCTGAGAGTCAGAGCGGCAATATTTCAGCGATTGTCGGTGATCGCAACGTTGACTACAACGGATTCAACGGCGCAAAAGACTCCAACTGGCAGATAGGTTCGCTGGTGAAACCGTTTGTCTACCTCTTCGCACTTCAGATACCCGAGCTGTAGGGGCTAAACACCTGGCTCGAAGATGAGCCGGTAAAGATTGGGACAGGCAAAGGCCAGTACTGGTCCCCCGCAACTATAACCGGACCTACAGCGGCAGGGTCATGCTTGTCGATGCGCTTGCTCACTCGGTTACCCAAATGTCATAGGGCAAATCCTCCCTGAAAGTCCCTAATGTTATCACCTATTTGTCATGGGCATAACGGTCATAACCTAAATGTCATGAGTTAGATCGCCATAAGGGCATGCAGTACATTGTCTCGGTGCCGAAGCTATATACTACATGACTGCGTAACGTTTTTTAGGTGTGATTCGTCGATTGAACCAAGAACAAATAACGCGCTTAGCGTAGGATATTTCGGCTTTCCAAGCTGCCCCTGGTAGGTTGCAGCATTGTCACTTGACGGGGCTATGGCTTGGAGCCCTTATCTGAAAGGCTTTGTGAAGCCTTCTTGTCTATGTTCGGTGGATGTTGTTGTACATGTACGACGCTGTATGGAAAAAATTCAGGTTCCGACTTGCCAAGATTTAAGTTCTAGTCCATAATGCTGTCCATCCTATCTAGGGATGTCGGGAAATTCTTTCTAAAACAAAGAGATAACGGGTGGATTTCAGACTCGTTTCCCGCTCCAATTTAAAGCATCGGCAATAGCGGATGTTGGTCTTAAGACCTAAATATTCTGGCGCGTTAACAAAGCGGTTATGTAGCGGATTGCAAATCCGTCTAGTCCGGTTCGACTCCGGAACGCGCCTCCAATATTTAAGCCCGGGTGGTGAAATCGGTAGACACAAGGGATTTAAAATCCCTCGGCGTTCGCGCTGTGCGGGTTCAAGTCCCGCCCCGGGCACCATTGATTTAAAAAGAATTAAAACAAGCACTTATGTGCAATGTCGCAGACCGCCGAAAGGCGGTTTTTTTGTGCCTGAAAAACGCTTTCCTAATATGATTTTTTGTCAGTGCTAGGCCGGCACGACTTTGACCTTTTATTCTGACTATCAATCATCGGAGTTTTGCGGCAGATATCATGTCGTCTTGCTGATAGTCAGGAGCTTACTATTTCCTGTTTTTCGGCTAATCGCTCTTATCTAAAAAGGCTGCTGCTTTCCTCTACATAATGTAACGGGCTATAAGCGTCAATGACGCTAAGATGTCACCCGTATCGCTTTAACTGGCTCGTTTGCTGCCATTACGCGAGCTGCTGGTCTTGCTCCGCCATCTCTTTTATACGCTCTTGTACTTTGAGGCCTAACGCCATGCGTTCTTCTAACGGCATTGCCTCATATTGCTCCTTGGATATTCCCATGGATGCAAGTACGGAGAAAAATAATCTTTCTTCATGAGACATAGAGACCCAGTCCATAAATTCTTGCGCTGCTTTTGAACGCTGAGGTTCAACTTTAGCGCTGGGCTCGTGTCTGGAGATCTGTCCGCTTTCCTTTGCCTTCTCAAGTGCCATTTTGAAAGTATCTTCATCTGGCACAATAGCGTGCTTGCTGGCCTGGGCAAATAAAGAATTAGCCCCCTGGATATCCGATGCGATCATATGAATTCTCCGTAGTTAGACAGGATAGATACTCACATGAATTGAAGGGATGTTATCGAAAAGATACCACCTGGATATATGTTTAATTCACATGATGAGTTGTGATGCTGGAAGGCGACTGAGAGCGGAAATGGCAAATTGATATGGCGCAACGCGACACCTTACATCGCCGTTAAGAAACGGCGACAAATACCGAAGATGTGATGGTTACATTTTCATCTATCTGATTTTTCGGCATAAAAATTTATCTTTTATCACGCCATCAAAGAAACGACCTTTAGAGACGACAGCATCAGACATAAATTTTTTATAGATAGATTCAGGCACGCCAAC is drawn from Pectobacterium aroidearum and contains these coding sequences:
- a CDS encoding KTSC domain-containing protein, whose translation is MQRQQVSSSRIHSIGYDTKTHSLEIEFHNKEIYQYVGVPESIYKKFMSDAVVSKGRFFDGVIKDKFLCRKIR